A window of the Bombina bombina isolate aBomBom1 chromosome 3, aBomBom1.pri, whole genome shotgun sequence genome harbors these coding sequences:
- the LOC128652351 gene encoding bombinin-like peptides 2, translating into MTRPLLAHSGLSLRRTQPAAATLRVPLASEENDIQSLSQRDVLEEESLREIRGIGASILSAGKSALKGLAKGLAEHFANGKRTAEEREVMKRLEAAVRDLDSLDHPEEASEKETRGFNQEEKEKRIIGPVLGLVGSALGGLLKKIG; encoded by the exons ATGACCCGTCCTCTCCTCGCTCACTCAGGACTGTCCCTCAGGAGGACTCAGCCTGCTGCTGCGACTCTGCGAGTGCCGTTAGCTAG tgaagaGAACGACATACAGTCTCTGAGTCAGAGGGATGTTTTAGAAGAAGAATCACTGAGGGAAATCAGAGGTATAGGAGCATCCATCCTAAGTGCTGGTAAATCAGCTTTAAAAGGCTTGGCTAAAGGATTGGCTGAGCATTTTGCGAATGGGAAGAGAACAGCTGAAGAACGTGAAGTGATGAAAAGACTGGAAGCCGCAGTGCGTGATCTAGATTCCTTGGATCATCCAGAGGAAGCTTCTGAAAAGGAAACCAGAGGCTTCAATCAAGAGGAAAAAGAGAAACGCATTATAGGGCCAGTATTAGGTTTGGTTGGTAGTGCACTtggaggtttacttaaaaagattggaTAA
- the LOC128652352 gene encoding bombinin-like peptides 3, producing the protein MRSPELQRRRGEENDIQSLSQRDVLEEESLREIRGIGGALLSAGKSALKGLAKGLAEHFGKRTAEDHEMMKRLEAAIQSLSQRDVLEEESLREIRGIGGALLSAGKSALKGLAKGLAEHFGKRTAEEHEVMKRLEAVMRDLDSLDHPEEASEKETRGFNQEEKEKRIIGPVLGLVGSALGGLLKKIG; encoded by the exons ATGAGAAGCCCAGAACTGCAGCGACGTAGagg tgaagaGAACGACATACAGTCTCTGAGTCAGAGGGATGTTTTAGAAGAAGAATCACTGAGGGAAATCAGAGGTATAGGAGGAGCCCTCCTAAGTGCTGGTAAATCAGCTTTAAAAGGCTTGGCTAAGGGATTGGCTGAGCATTTTGGGAAGAGAACAGCTGAAGATCATGAAATGATGAAAAGACTGGAAGCCGCAATACAGTCTCTGAGTCAGAGGGATGTTTTAGAAGAAGAATCACTGAGGGAAATCAGAGGTATAGGAGGAGCCCTCCTAAGTGCTGGTAAATCAGCTTTAAAAGGCTTGGCTAAAGGATTGGCTGAGCATTTTGGGAAGAGAACAGCTGAAGAACATGAAGTGATGAAAAGACTGGAAGCCGTAATGCGTGATCTAGATTCCTTGGATCATCCAGAGGAAGCTTCTGAAAAGGAAACCAGAGGCTTCAATCAAGAGGAAAAAGAGAAACGCATTATAGGGCCAGTATTAGGTTTGGTTGGTAGTGCACTtggaggtttacttaaaaagattggaTAA